The following proteins are co-located in the Brachybacterium sacelli genome:
- the wecB gene encoding non-hydrolyzing UDP-N-acetylglucosamine 2-epimerase, with translation MAKNIMTIYGTRPEAIKVAPIIKAIEQADDLENIIVVTGQHREMLDQVNTMFGIVPDHDLNIMSAGQSLNGIVAKVISGVDEVLEQEQPDAVIVQGDTSTVMGAAVASFNRQIPVVHLEAGLRSGDINSPFPEEANRKLTSQIAALHLAPTSTSRANLTREDVSENDIVVTGNSVIDTLLFATRNVEVTFDDSRLEELQQRRAAGSTGPILLVTAHRRENLGSAMEDIGKAVADLAAKHPELTVVFPIHKNPKVRSAIKPAVEGLDNVVLIEPLSYAQFTRALSLADIVLTDSGGVQEEAPSLGKPVLVMRENTERPEAVVAGTVKLIGTHRQRLVDEVSLLLDSAEAYAAMANAVNPYGDGDAARRTVEAIRWKSGNAERPQDFGGQTD, from the coding sequence ATGGCCAAGAACATCATGACGATCTATGGCACCCGACCTGAGGCGATCAAGGTCGCCCCGATCATCAAGGCGATCGAGCAGGCCGACGATCTCGAGAACATCATCGTCGTGACCGGCCAGCATCGGGAGATGCTGGACCAGGTCAACACCATGTTCGGCATCGTGCCGGACCACGATCTGAACATCATGAGCGCCGGTCAGAGCCTCAACGGGATCGTGGCGAAGGTGATCTCCGGCGTCGACGAGGTCCTGGAGCAGGAGCAGCCCGATGCCGTGATCGTCCAGGGCGACACCTCCACCGTCATGGGAGCGGCGGTGGCGTCGTTCAACCGGCAGATCCCCGTCGTGCACCTCGAGGCCGGCCTGCGCTCGGGCGACATCAACTCGCCCTTCCCCGAAGAGGCGAACCGGAAGCTCACCAGCCAGATCGCCGCTCTCCACCTGGCGCCCACCTCGACCAGCAGAGCGAACCTGACCCGCGAGGACGTCAGCGAGAACGACATCGTGGTCACGGGCAACAGCGTCATCGACACCCTGCTCTTCGCCACCCGCAACGTCGAGGTGACGTTCGACGACTCACGGCTCGAGGAGCTGCAGCAGAGGCGGGCGGCCGGGAGCACCGGGCCGATCCTGCTGGTGACGGCGCACCGCCGCGAGAACCTCGGTTCCGCGATGGAGGACATCGGGAAGGCCGTGGCCGACCTCGCGGCCAAGCACCCGGAGCTGACCGTCGTGTTCCCGATCCACAAGAACCCGAAGGTCCGCTCCGCCATCAAGCCGGCGGTCGAGGGGCTCGACAACGTCGTGCTCATCGAGCCGCTGTCCTACGCCCAGTTCACGCGGGCGCTCAGCCTGGCCGACATCGTGCTCACGGACTCCGGCGGCGTGCAGGAGGAGGCCCCCAGCCTCGGCAAGCCCGTCCTGGTGATGCGGGAGAACACCGAGCGTCCGGAGGCCGTGGTGGCCGGCACCGTGAAGCTGATCGGGACCCACCGTCAGCGCCTGGTCGACGAGGTCTCCCTCCTGCTCGACTCCGCCGAGGCGTACGCCGCGATGGCGAACGCGGTGAACCCGTACGGTGATGGTGATGCCGCGCGACGCACCGTGGAGGCGATCCGGTGGAAGTCCGGCAACGCCGAACGGCCGCAGGACTTCGGCGGGCAGACCGACTGA
- a CDS encoding ABC transporter ATP-binding protein translates to MAADSDVNLPANDGDAETDDQRWEAPAESPVTVVADNIRMRYRVLRTDRTPRSGLRGKLQRKQMVSVAALRGVSFAARSGEFIGIIGRNGSGKSTLLRTLAGLEAPSTGTVLTTSRPVLLGVSAALIPELTGAQNVKLGALAMGLTPKKAEEIFENVVELSALGDAIDLPMKTYSSGMGARLKFAISLAADPSILMIDEALATGDATFMERSKRAMDTMLEKAGTVFLVNHAAQTIENMCSRAIWMERGQVVIDGDAVEVARKYRWFAHNLAQGKEEKAAGLLRDALLEGDAKRRAEKIFPLSLEGQAAANRDASTDVPEFEPDPFTRVYDRSHLPPRKSFPPTVMPDDLS, encoded by the coding sequence ATGGCGGCGGACAGTGACGTGAACCTTCCCGCGAACGACGGCGATGCGGAGACGGACGACCAGCGGTGGGAAGCTCCCGCCGAGTCGCCGGTGACCGTCGTCGCCGACAACATCCGGATGCGGTACCGGGTCCTGCGCACCGACCGGACGCCTCGCTCCGGACTCCGGGGAAAGCTCCAGCGCAAGCAGATGGTGAGCGTCGCCGCCCTGCGCGGAGTCTCCTTCGCCGCCCGCTCGGGGGAGTTCATCGGCATCATCGGGCGCAACGGCTCCGGGAAGTCGACGCTGCTGCGCACCCTGGCCGGACTCGAGGCGCCCAGCACCGGCACGGTGCTGACCACCTCCCGCCCCGTGCTGCTGGGCGTGAGCGCGGCACTCATCCCGGAGCTCACCGGTGCCCAGAACGTGAAGCTCGGCGCTCTCGCCATGGGGCTCACGCCGAAGAAGGCGGAGGAGATCTTCGAGAACGTGGTCGAGCTCTCCGCCCTCGGCGACGCGATCGACCTCCCCATGAAGACGTACTCCTCCGGCATGGGGGCACGCCTCAAGTTCGCCATCTCGCTGGCGGCGGATCCGTCGATCCTCATGATCGACGAGGCCCTCGCGACGGGGGACGCGACCTTCATGGAGCGATCGAAGCGGGCGATGGACACAATGCTGGAGAAGGCGGGGACCGTCTTCCTGGTGAACCATGCGGCGCAGACCATCGAGAACATGTGTTCGCGCGCCATCTGGATGGAACGTGGTCAGGTGGTCATCGACGGTGACGCGGTGGAGGTCGCCCGAAAATACCGATGGTTCGCCCACAACCTGGCCCAGGGCAAGGAGGAGAAGGCCGCCGGCCTGCTCCGCGACGCCCTCCTCGAAGGAGACGCGAAGCGTCGTGCCGAGAAGATCTTCCCTCTGTCCCTCGAGGGCCAGGCGGCCGCGAACCGCGACGCCTCCACCGACGTCCCGGAGTTCGAACCGGATCCCTTCACCCGCGTCTACGACCGCTCGCACCTCCCTCCCCGGAAGTCGTTCCCGCCCACCGTCATGCCCGATGATCTGAGCTGA
- a CDS encoding glycosyltransferase has protein sequence MTTENEKAGGGTLRAKLRSVTLIIGAGAILVLALMTVAAGLGSWVVALIAGILGIVLVVGACVGLLRIAGRLTASNDRMATRTGNLESRSTALGERADALEERLSEEATGLRADLATASAGLDAAGARLDRNEAAAGELRGEVASLHTGQDGTNARLMGVRKDLRTLRARVPAGFLEPVEADVKELRMTTKTAVRTSFESAIQLGRDPRSLLTTGQASRLFVDYLRREEFLQLRPLIENFDVLEKQSLTILRSLYRFYRAAGYWDLASTVVTTVHEKSQRENDANAVAKIQHEIELFSQPTLVGAELSDGWAHDPEGPILHMVGRVLPHTQTGYTLRTQYTAVAQARRGLPVAIVGQAGITGMTLEEIEQYSHQGIDYFLLPGPVRNEMLVDEWLRVNMIGLAELVQQVRPSVLHAQSDFFNALIVSAVGRKYGIPTIYESRGFWEESWLSRTITANSWSADAEMMFGMYGMPAAYELRKHAEEVARLLPDHVFTLAEVMRDHILTSAHGGIAGEDVSIVPNAVESENFPVQDPDPELAAEIGLPQDAVVVGYISSIVEYEGIDTLIDGYRLAAARSTTPMCLLLVGDGDYLETLQAHVAQKGIENVIFTGRVPHEDILRYYGLIDLFVVPRKKSQVADLVTPLKPFEAFSTGRSVILSDVGALQEIADQSGAVETFRAGSADDLALKIAALIEDPARRQELSEKAARWVRNHRSWDRNVNEYYRIYRKLGYDGPENLPLESELALDERGMNPGELLEQLAAADLPALKGWFTIQDIRQSPESILETGWRFASFEPVPVAHIEDWAHYGEEHRSWGFHLHAWEFMDPLLRAYDETGDLDWLREAVRIAVSWIEIHRLADDEDDPMAWYDMSQSLRTPRLISLALRASRVAEMRDEAVVLAQAVAWHLEELHQDRAFNPNNNHGFYTAVSQVHAAKYAWMFPDAGPTAVEGRARLAQMAESQFAPDGVHLEHSPDYHRMLLNSFELAVNDGLIEDEEVKGRVERAAHVLGWMIQPDGALVQFGDSPETKIVKPESQSIDPQTQYLLSDGTEGERPGQELAVYHDGGYAFVRSPQPDGPGTLARSGYLAFSAAFHSRAHKHADDLNVVWYDRGQQILTDGGRFGYGDLLPQDSSLRREGFYYAAPERQYVEGTMAHNTLMMDGRSQERRTRKPYGSGLGECSRSEDGVFDLSARVHHADYIHRRRIVYTPGEELLVKDSVFSQSPETREGTLWFNVSGHFELESVGGEGEIVFVSTAAGESTRLVIAGPGRVLEPVRGQTSPMRGWRSRQDRSMEPTWSVGFTFPIDTRASVDTRLRLD, from the coding sequence GTGACGACCGAGAACGAGAAGGCCGGAGGCGGAACTTTGAGAGCGAAACTGCGCAGCGTCACCCTCATCATCGGAGCAGGGGCGATCCTCGTCCTGGCGCTCATGACCGTGGCTGCGGGACTGGGATCGTGGGTGGTCGCCCTCATCGCGGGCATCCTCGGCATCGTGCTCGTCGTCGGGGCCTGCGTCGGACTCCTGCGGATCGCAGGGCGTCTCACGGCCTCGAACGATCGCATGGCGACACGCACCGGGAACCTGGAGTCACGCTCCACGGCGCTCGGGGAACGGGCCGACGCCCTCGAGGAGAGGCTCTCCGAGGAGGCCACCGGGCTCCGCGCCGACCTGGCGACGGCGTCCGCGGGTCTCGACGCGGCCGGAGCGCGACTGGATCGGAACGAGGCGGCGGCCGGCGAGCTGAGGGGCGAGGTCGCGAGCCTCCACACCGGTCAGGACGGCACGAACGCTCGACTCATGGGGGTCCGCAAGGATCTTCGCACGCTCCGTGCGCGGGTTCCCGCCGGGTTCCTCGAACCCGTCGAGGCCGATGTCAAGGAACTGCGCATGACCACCAAGACCGCGGTGCGCACCTCCTTCGAGTCCGCCATCCAGCTGGGCCGCGACCCGAGGTCGCTGCTGACGACCGGGCAGGCGTCGCGCCTCTTCGTCGACTATCTGCGGCGTGAGGAGTTCCTGCAGCTCCGCCCGCTGATCGAGAACTTCGATGTGCTGGAGAAGCAGAGCCTCACCATCCTGCGCAGCCTCTACCGCTTCTACCGGGCGGCCGGCTACTGGGATCTCGCCTCAACGGTCGTGACCACGGTGCACGAGAAGTCGCAGCGGGAGAACGACGCGAACGCCGTGGCGAAGATCCAGCACGAGATCGAGCTGTTCTCCCAGCCCACGCTGGTCGGCGCCGAGCTCTCGGACGGATGGGCCCACGATCCCGAGGGCCCGATCCTGCACATGGTCGGGCGCGTGCTCCCTCACACCCAGACCGGGTACACGCTGCGCACGCAGTACACGGCCGTCGCGCAGGCCCGCCGGGGTCTGCCGGTGGCGATCGTCGGTCAGGCCGGGATCACCGGAATGACCCTCGAGGAGATCGAGCAGTACTCCCACCAGGGCATCGACTACTTCCTGCTGCCCGGCCCGGTGCGCAACGAGATGCTCGTGGACGAATGGCTGCGGGTGAACATGATCGGCCTCGCCGAGCTGGTCCAGCAGGTGCGCCCGAGCGTGCTGCACGCCCAGTCGGACTTCTTCAACGCGCTCATCGTCAGCGCGGTCGGTCGGAAGTACGGGATCCCCACGATCTACGAGTCGCGCGGGTTCTGGGAGGAGTCCTGGCTCTCCCGCACGATCACGGCGAACAGCTGGAGCGCCGATGCGGAGATGATGTTCGGCATGTACGGCATGCCGGCGGCCTACGAGCTGCGCAAGCACGCGGAGGAGGTCGCGCGCCTGCTGCCGGACCACGTCTTCACCCTCGCCGAGGTCATGCGGGACCACATCCTCACCTCGGCGCACGGCGGCATCGCCGGCGAGGACGTCTCGATCGTGCCCAATGCGGTGGAATCCGAGAACTTCCCGGTCCAGGACCCTGATCCGGAGCTGGCGGCCGAGATCGGCCTCCCTCAGGACGCCGTGGTGGTCGGCTACATCTCCTCGATCGTCGAGTACGAGGGGATCGACACCCTCATCGACGGCTACCGCCTGGCCGCCGCGCGATCGACCACCCCGATGTGCCTCCTGCTGGTCGGGGACGGCGACTACCTCGAGACGCTCCAGGCGCATGTCGCGCAGAAGGGGATCGAGAACGTCATCTTCACGGGCCGGGTCCCGCACGAGGACATCCTGCGCTACTACGGCCTCATCGATCTCTTCGTCGTACCTCGGAAGAAGTCGCAGGTCGCGGACCTGGTGACACCGTTGAAGCCCTTCGAGGCCTTCTCCACAGGGCGCTCGGTGATCCTCTCCGACGTCGGCGCCCTGCAGGAGATCGCCGATCAGTCCGGTGCGGTGGAGACCTTCCGCGCCGGCTCCGCGGACGACCTGGCCCTGAAGATCGCTGCTCTGATCGAGGATCCGGCGCGACGCCAGGAGCTCAGCGAGAAGGCAGCGCGCTGGGTCCGGAACCACCGATCCTGGGACAGGAACGTGAACGAGTACTACCGCATCTACCGGAAGCTGGGCTACGACGGGCCGGAGAACCTGCCCCTGGAGTCCGAGCTCGCTCTCGACGAACGCGGCATGAACCCCGGGGAGCTGCTCGAACAGCTCGCCGCCGCGGACCTCCCCGCCCTCAAGGGCTGGTTCACCATCCAGGACATCCGCCAGAGCCCGGAGTCGATCCTCGAGACCGGCTGGCGGTTCGCGAGCTTCGAGCCGGTGCCTGTGGCGCATATCGAGGACTGGGCGCACTACGGCGAGGAGCACCGCTCCTGGGGCTTCCACCTCCATGCGTGGGAGTTCATGGACCCGCTGCTCCGCGCCTACGACGAGACGGGTGATCTCGACTGGCTCCGCGAGGCCGTGCGCATCGCGGTCAGCTGGATCGAGATCCATCGCCTCGCGGACGACGAGGACGATCCGATGGCGTGGTACGACATGTCGCAGTCGCTGCGCACTCCGCGCCTGATCTCTCTCGCCCTGCGGGCATCGCGTGTCGCCGAGATGCGCGACGAGGCCGTGGTCCTCGCCCAGGCCGTCGCCTGGCACCTCGAGGAGCTGCATCAGGACCGCGCGTTCAACCCCAACAACAACCACGGCTTCTACACGGCGGTCTCGCAGGTCCACGCCGCGAAGTACGCCTGGATGTTCCCGGACGCCGGGCCGACCGCGGTCGAGGGGCGCGCCCGGCTCGCGCAGATGGCGGAGTCCCAGTTCGCCCCCGACGGCGTGCATCTCGAGCACTCGCCCGACTACCACCGGATGCTGCTGAACTCCTTCGAGCTCGCGGTCAACGACGGGCTCATCGAGGACGAGGAGGTCAAGGGCAGGGTCGAGCGGGCGGCGCACGTGCTCGGCTGGATGATCCAGCCCGACGGTGCACTCGTCCAGTTCGGGGACTCCCCGGAGACGAAGATCGTCAAGCCGGAGTCGCAGTCGATCGATCCGCAGACGCAGTACCTGCTCTCCGACGGCACCGAGGGTGAGCGCCCGGGACAGGAACTGGCGGTCTACCACGACGGCGGCTACGCCTTCGTGCGCTCCCCCCAGCCGGACGGCCCCGGGACCCTGGCACGCTCCGGGTACCTCGCCTTCAGCGCCGCCTTCCACTCCCGGGCCCACAAGCATGCCGATGACCTGAACGTCGTCTGGTACGACCGGGGGCAGCAGATCCTCACCGACGGCGGCCGGTTCGGGTACGGCGACCTGCTGCCGCAGGACTCCTCGCTGCGCCGGGAGGGCTTCTACTACGCGGCGCCGGAGCGGCAGTACGTCGAGGGCACGATGGCTCACAACACGCTGATGATGGACGGCCGGAGCCAGGAGCGGCGCACCCGCAAGCCCTACGGCAGCGGGCTGGGCGAGTGCTCCCGCTCCGAGGACGGCGTGTTCGACCTGTCCGCTCGCGTCCACCACGCCGATTACATCCACCGACGCCGCATCGTGTACACGCCGGGGGAGGAGCTCCTGGTCAAGGACTCCGTCTTCTCGCAGTCCCCGGAGACCCGGGAGGGGACCCTGTGGTTCAACGTCTCGGGGCACTTCGAGCTCGAGTCCGTCGGCGGCGAGGGCGAGATCGTCTTCGTCTCGACGGCTGCCGGTGAGAGCACCCGCCTGGTGATCGCCGGGCCGGGCCGTGTCCTCGAGCCGGTGCGGGGACAGACCAGCCCGATGCGAGGCTGGCGCTCCCGTCAGGACCGCTCGATGGAACCGACCTGGTCGGTCGGCTTCACCTTCCCGATCGACACCCGCGCATCCGTCGACACCCGGCTCCGCCTCGACTGA